In one Ostreibacterium oceani genomic region, the following are encoded:
- a CDS encoding prepilin peptidase, translating into MFDALAYALLDLPPLALLVAVFIFSALVGSFLNVVIYRLPIILERDWQAQAREILGIAPVAVEKFNLVVPRSQCRDCGRMVQGIENIPIISYLAIRGKCRGCGARISAFYPFVELSTAVIATFVFWHLGANAAGFFALFFVFTLVALTGIDLKVKLLPDIITIPLMWAGIILAIWSVYIPLETAVIGALLGYLSLWVVAMGFKLLTGRDGMGLGDAKLLAAIFTWVHFQYFALVLIIACFSGITVALLQKAFDRSNNSDNLIPFGPHLALGGLIAFLYGGPIVDWYVGFLTGY; encoded by the coding sequence TTGTTCGACGCTTTAGCTTATGCACTACTTGATTTGCCGCCGCTAGCGTTGCTGGTGGCGGTTTTCATTTTTTCTGCGTTAGTGGGTAGTTTTTTGAATGTCGTCATTTATCGGCTGCCCATTATTTTGGAACGTGACTGGCAGGCACAAGCCAGAGAAATACTTGGTATCGCGCCAGTAGCGGTAGAAAAGTTTAACCTTGTTGTACCGCGTTCTCAGTGTAGAGACTGTGGTCGTATGGTGCAAGGCATTGAGAACATCCCCATCATTAGCTATCTGGCGATTCGTGGCAAATGTCGCGGCTGTGGGGCGCGCATTTCGGCTTTTTATCCCTTTGTTGAATTGTCAACAGCGGTAATTGCTACGTTTGTTTTTTGGCATCTTGGTGCCAATGCCGCGGGTTTTTTTGCCTTATTTTTTGTGTTTACCTTAGTCGCTCTGACGGGTATCGACTTAAAAGTCAAATTATTGCCCGATATCATCACGATTCCGCTAATGTGGGCAGGTATTATCTTGGCCATTTGGTCGGTTTATATCCCATTAGAGACGGCTGTGATTGGGGCTTTGCTTGGTTATTTAAGTCTATGGGTTGTCGCCATGGGATTTAAATTACTTACAGGGCGTGATGGCATGGGGTTGGGCGATGCGAAATTATTGGCGGCAATTTTTACGTGGGTACATTTTCAGTACTTTGCACTGGTGCTCATTATTGCGTGTTTTAGCGGGATTACGGTGGCTTTGCTACAAAAAGCGTTTGACCGTAGCAACAACTCAGATAACTTAATTCCTTTTGGGCCGCATTTGGCTCTGGGTGGGTTGATTGCCTTTTTGTATGGCGGGCCTATTGTGGATTGGTATGTTGGGTTTTTGACGGGTTACTAG
- the coaE gene encoding dephospho-CoA kinase (Dephospho-CoA kinase (CoaE) performs the final step in coenzyme A biosynthesis.): MTHFIVGLTGGIASGKTVASNYLQRLGAYVVDTDVVSRQVVEPQTPTYLLIRALLGAAYFHDDGHLNRHKIRQRIFSDNAIKMQYEAIILPAIREKTRAAMAEAPVDAPYVLLVVPLLFEKGMDEWVDVSVVIDVPESLQITRALKRDQAHTNENIEQIISQQMPRLARNSRADFVIDNALTLEKTQQRLNILHQQLVILAQRKQQSCND; the protein is encoded by the coding sequence GTGACACATTTTATCGTTGGACTGACGGGTGGCATTGCATCAGGGAAAACGGTTGCATCGAATTATTTGCAGCGGCTTGGCGCTTATGTCGTCGATACCGATGTGGTGTCAAGACAAGTCGTTGAACCACAGACCCCTACTTATCTATTAATTCGAGCGTTGTTGGGGGCGGCGTATTTTCATGATGATGGACACTTAAATCGACACAAAATTCGTCAACGTATTTTCAGTGACAACGCGATAAAAATGCAGTATGAAGCAATCATTTTGCCAGCAATCCGCGAAAAAACACGAGCGGCCATGGCTGAGGCACCGGTCGATGCGCCCTATGTTTTATTGGTGGTGCCATTGCTATTTGAAAAAGGCATGGATGAATGGGTAGACGTGAGCGTTGTCATTGATGTGCCTGAATCGTTACAAATAACAAGGGCCTTAAAGCGAGATCAGGCACACACGAATGAAAACATTGAACAGATTATTTCGCAGCAAATGCCGAGGTTGGCACGCAATTCACGGGCAGATTTTGTAATTGATAATGCATTGACGCTTGAAAAAACCCAGCAGCGTCTCAATATACTGCACCAACAGCTTGTCATTTTAGCCCAAAGGAAACAGCAATCATGCAACGATTAA
- the pyrC gene encoding dihydroorotase — protein MTQTIKIRQPDDFHVHLRDGDALKLTVKHAAAQFNRITVMPNLQPPVVNTDEALAYLARIQSHIPQNSTLTPLVTLYLTDQLTTDEITKAHAAGVKAIKMYPHGVTTNSEHGVRDSDGLDSLFACMAELGMLLLVHGESAKPDIDIFHREATFIQETLIGILQRHPKLRVVMEHITTEKAVQFVSQASAQLAATITPQHLLANRNHLLSGGIKPHYYCLPILKKESDRRALLQAATSGNPKFFLGTDSAPHTTETKESACGCAGCYTMPYAIEYYAEVFDSVGKIAQLEGFSSRFGAEFYHLPVNTNYIVLEKTPQAIAQHFAYLDSAITPLMAGQSLHWTKR, from the coding sequence ATGACACAGACTATCAAAATTCGACAACCCGATGACTTTCACGTACATTTGCGTGATGGTGACGCACTCAAACTCACGGTAAAACACGCTGCAGCGCAGTTTAATCGCATCACGGTGATGCCTAACCTGCAACCCCCTGTTGTCAACACCGACGAGGCGCTGGCTTATTTGGCGCGTATTCAGTCGCATATCCCTCAAAATAGCACGCTGACACCGTTAGTGACACTCTATCTCACCGACCAATTAACCACCGATGAAATCACCAAAGCACACGCGGCAGGGGTTAAAGCCATAAAAATGTACCCGCATGGCGTTACCACCAACTCAGAGCATGGCGTGCGTGATAGCGATGGTCTTGACTCGTTATTTGCCTGTATGGCGGAGCTAGGTATGCTATTACTGGTTCACGGTGAAAGCGCCAAACCCGATATTGATATTTTTCACCGTGAAGCCACTTTCATCCAAGAAACGCTCATCGGCATACTGCAACGCCACCCCAAATTGCGTGTCGTTATGGAGCATATCACCACGGAAAAAGCCGTTCAGTTTGTTTCACAAGCCTCTGCACAGCTCGCCGCAACGATTACGCCACAGCATTTACTTGCCAACCGCAATCATTTATTATCAGGTGGTATCAAGCCGCACTACTACTGCCTGCCTATCCTCAAAAAGGAAAGCGATAGACGCGCACTATTACAAGCAGCAACCTCAGGAAACCCTAAATTTTTCCTAGGCACAGACTCTGCACCGCATACCACTGAGACCAAAGAAAGCGCCTGTGGTTGCGCAGGCTGTTACACTATGCCTTACGCAATTGAGTATTACGCAGAGGTATTTGATAGTGTAGGCAAAATCGCACAATTAGAAGGTTTTTCCAGCCGTTTTGGTGCAGAATTTTACCACCTCCCTGTCAATACAAATTATATCGTACTCGAAAAAACACCACAGGCTATCGCCCAACACTTTGCGTATTTGGATAGCGCAATTACCCCGTTAATGGCGGGACAATCGCTACATTGGACCAAGCGCTAG
- a CDS encoding insulinase family protein: MQRLKPHLLTGILMLLSTFSQAENTAAVTKSENDTRHYHAMVLANGFKLLLISDENAQRAAAAVDVAVGSGDDPSDFPGLAHFLEHMLFLGTDQYPDADDYIQFVSAHGGNHNAYTAFNRTNYFFDIDPDHLHDGLKRFSRFFVAPRMDAAYVDRERNAVDSEYQSKLKEDGWRKLDVFKQATNPASSYSRFNIGNNDTLPSETVRSALLDFYKQHYHAENMAGVIIGRQDIATLKAWGEALFKDVPTAPEAASEAVSEIASQTNKSTSKTDNSNQAPSLFVAKTLPLMLRSQSVRDEKRLTINFALPYDASNDYSKSLQYISHVIGYEGQHSLLSALKTAGYATELYAGTGQRVNDEVIYEIGAKLTSQGASHPEQVLAIIFSYLDLLRQDTAGAKRYQELATVAKTNFLYQEKSDSIDMVSTAAQRLNRYPVQDVLAIQSIFTGYDREQITRYLAQMVPQKMVVHLSSPDFKSDDKTYYFSVPYQKKSFDLSAFETAVADLPTIAMALPKPNPFIAEKYALNAEKHVSQHEKRASGVEFYYRHDASFNVPRASVQVSLQPQLTLDDRQKTLMALLANVIDEQLTETLYDAAIAGLYGEIRAGETTIGVSLDGYDAKMALLLSDIIQALKTTPIQADVFMRVKAEYRRELTNALRKRPYEQTFTQQNARLMTHSSLPQARLAQIEQVTLQDVEQFRAEFFKSLAVRMLVYGNKTHVQSVAMAEKIETMLAEANLQSAWQKNSAVPLTDSETLTIKVPHNDHAISYFIQSDVGYQARAEAALLVKLLEADFFTQLRTEKQLGYIVFAYPRPIVDRAGIGFTIQSPVASATELQQHIKTFYQAFMPSLEKLTPAQFNNSRQLLKTELQQKPENLHAAASQYWRDIITSDKTENSQYAIAEALDSLELPTFVSRMQTRFGETGKRLVILAEPEETAMKTESSQKTGSSATQ, from the coding sequence ATGCAACGATTAAAACCGCACTTATTAACGGGGATACTTATGCTACTTAGCACTTTTAGCCAGGCAGAAAACACAGCAGCAGTAACCAAAAGTGAAAATGACACGCGTCATTATCATGCCATGGTACTAGCAAACGGGTTTAAATTACTCTTGATTTCTGATGAAAATGCCCAGCGAGCAGCAGCGGCGGTTGATGTTGCCGTTGGCTCGGGTGATGACCCCAGCGATTTTCCTGGACTGGCTCACTTTTTAGAGCATATGCTGTTTTTAGGTACAGACCAATACCCCGATGCAGATGATTATATCCAGTTTGTCAGCGCGCATGGGGGCAACCATAATGCCTATACGGCATTTAATCGGACGAATTATTTTTTTGATATTGATCCCGATCACTTGCACGATGGATTAAAACGCTTTAGCCGTTTTTTTGTTGCGCCGCGCATGGACGCTGCCTACGTCGATAGAGAGCGTAATGCGGTGGATTCAGAGTACCAGTCCAAACTAAAAGAGGACGGCTGGAGAAAGCTTGATGTGTTCAAGCAAGCGACTAATCCAGCGAGTTCTTATTCACGTTTTAACATTGGGAACAATGACACGCTGCCGAGCGAGACGGTCAGATCCGCACTGTTAGATTTTTATAAACAACATTATCACGCAGAGAATATGGCGGGTGTGATTATTGGTCGCCAAGACATTGCTACGCTAAAAGCTTGGGGCGAGGCGTTATTCAAAGACGTGCCAACAGCGCCGGAAGCGGCATCGGAAGCGGTATCGGAAATAGCATCACAGACAAATAAATCAACCAGCAAAACCGATAACAGTAATCAAGCGCCTTCGCTATTTGTCGCCAAGACATTGCCCCTTATGCTTCGTAGTCAATCCGTGCGTGATGAAAAACGGCTGACCATTAATTTTGCCCTGCCGTATGACGCGTCTAATGATTACAGCAAATCGCTGCAATATATATCGCATGTCATCGGTTACGAAGGGCAGCATAGCTTACTCAGTGCGTTAAAAACGGCAGGGTATGCTACCGAGTTATATGCTGGCACAGGGCAGCGAGTGAATGACGAGGTAATCTATGAAATAGGTGCAAAACTCACGAGCCAAGGCGCAAGCCATCCTGAGCAGGTGCTCGCAATAATTTTCTCTTATTTGGATTTATTGCGACAAGACACAGCGGGTGCGAAACGATACCAAGAATTAGCAACTGTCGCTAAAACCAATTTTTTATACCAAGAAAAATCAGATAGCATTGATATGGTTTCGACCGCCGCGCAGCGACTAAATCGCTACCCAGTCCAAGACGTACTCGCCATTCAGTCGATATTTACAGGGTATGACCGTGAACAAATCACACGTTATTTAGCGCAGATGGTGCCGCAAAAAATGGTGGTTCACTTATCGTCACCTGATTTTAAGTCAGACGATAAAACGTATTATTTTTCGGTTCCTTATCAGAAAAAATCGTTTGATTTGTCGGCCTTTGAAACAGCGGTTGCTGACTTGCCAACGATAGCGATGGCGCTACCTAAACCCAATCCATTTATTGCAGAAAAATACGCGCTTAATGCAGAAAAACACGTTAGCCAGCATGAAAAACGTGCGAGTGGGGTTGAGTTTTATTACCGTCATGATGCATCATTTAATGTGCCCCGTGCCAGTGTACAAGTGTCTTTACAGCCACAATTAACGCTAGACGACCGTCAAAAGACCCTGATGGCATTATTGGCTAATGTCATTGACGAACAACTAACAGAGACATTGTATGACGCAGCCATTGCGGGGTTATACGGTGAAATCAGGGCAGGAGAAACGACCATTGGTGTTAGCCTAGATGGCTATGATGCTAAAATGGCGTTGTTGCTCAGCGACATCATTCAGGCACTAAAAACTACACCGATACAAGCAGATGTATTTATGCGGGTGAAAGCAGAGTACCGCCGTGAGTTAACCAATGCACTACGCAAACGACCTTACGAGCAAACCTTTACGCAACAAAACGCCCGTTTAATGACCCATAGCTCGCTACCACAGGCAAGGCTAGCGCAGATTGAACAAGTCACTTTGCAGGATGTTGAACAATTTAGAGCTGAATTTTTTAAATCTTTAGCCGTTAGGATGTTGGTTTATGGTAATAAAACACACGTGCAAAGTGTTGCGATGGCAGAGAAAATTGAGACAATGCTTGCCGAAGCGAACCTGCAATCCGCGTGGCAAAAAAACAGTGCCGTTCCGTTAACAGACAGTGAAACATTGACGATTAAGGTCCCCCATAATGACCATGCAATCAGCTACTTTATTCAGTCGGATGTTGGCTATCAAGCGCGTGCTGAAGCCGCGTTGTTGGTCAAACTACTAGAGGCAGATTTTTTCACCCAATTGCGTACGGAAAAGCAATTGGGGTATATCGTTTTTGCTTATCCACGTCCTATCGTTGATCGCGCAGGTATTGGGTTTACCATCCAATCGCCAGTCGCGAGTGCAACTGAGTTGCAACAGCACATCAAGACATTTTATCAGGCGTTTATGCCGTCACTAGAAAAGCTAACGCCAGCGCAGTTCAATAACAGTCGTCAGTTGCTAAAAACCGAATTGCAGCAAAAGCCTGAAAATTTGCACGCAGCGGCATCGCAATATTGGCGTGATATTATCACGTCTGACAAGACAGAAAACAGCCAATATGCCATCGCCGAGGCGCTAGATTCGCTTGAGTTGCCGACTTTCGTGTCTCGGATGCAAACGCGCTTTGGCGAGACGGGCAAGCGCTTGGTTATTTTGGCTGAGCCTGAAGAAACGGCCATGAAAACGGAATCCTCACAGAAGACGGGATCCTCAGCGACGCAATAA